TTACAAACGTTATAACCGATTTTTAATATGTTGGAAATGGAGCGATCGTCTTCAGCAGCTGCAGCGGGTAGACTAGGGGGGAACGTCTGATCGACCCTGTAACAGCATGAATGGTGTACAGCTGGTAAAATATGTGAGTTGTCACATAAAACGTACCATCTGCTAAGAAAGTGTCAGCTTGACACAATTTCTCCAGATTGACTGTGGTGGTGAATCCCAGGATCCTCGTCCCCATCTTCAACTGCCAGTAACTGGTACTGCTCGGGGATTACAAAGGTCACAACGATGGGATGGTAAAGGAGGAAATGACTTCTTCCTTGCTCTGTACAGAATGTCCTTCCTCGTATGAAACGTAGGTAAGTTGGCAACAAGAGTGACGTGTCCAGTCGTCACCCCGCATACAGTATACTTCTTCCTGGAACAGCTGCGGCAGAGGTCTGATCGTGGGTTTCTCTTTTAGTGTCTCAACGGTCTCCActggtgggtggtggtggttctGGGAGGTCCTGTTGTGGATATCACTGATGGTGGTCACGGTGATGTGGTAATCCTTGGTCATACTAGGATTTCATCACGTTTCCTTTTGTTGAGTCTGTGCATGAAACCTCCCGAACAAAGATATCTGCGCGTTTGCTACGGTAGGACTCAGTGACGAAAGTGGTCCGGGACCTCTATTTATATTCGCAACAAAACTCTTCACTCTTCACTCTTAAATTTTTTGAAGTGAACACCAGTTCAGCTCATTAGCGTCTTTTGCACGAGTGACTGATTAATCCGTTAATCCCTAACCCGTTGACCCTGACTGGATTAGAAACGTAAAAACGAAATCGCCAGTGACTTAGTGTTCATCTACTGGTGACttcatgactgagtgagtgagtttagttttacgccgcgctcaggaatattccagctatatggcggtggtgtgtaaataatcgagtctggaccggaaaatcccgtgatcaacaacatgagcatcgatctgcgcaatagggaaccgatgacatgtgtcgaccaagtcagcgcgcctgaccacccacgggaccttcactggtcggTGACAAATGTGAAAGAGATTGGAACCAGTTATCCAACTTAAAGTACATTTAAAATGGTTCCGGTAGGTTCAGTAGGTTGAGACAGTTATGAAGTCTGACAAGTAAACCGTGCTAGACCTCACTCATAACTTTAAAAGTGGAACTATTTCCTTAATTAGTCTCGTGTCGGGGAAATAAAAGCTGAAATTTGTTACtaataaaactaaacccaaaagCCAGATGGTGAGGAAGGTGGTTTCGTTCCGCTGatcacattgtgacgtcataaactCCGCCGTGCGAGTAGTCAGCAGTCAGGCTCACACTCAAGGTGAATATTATAGATTCTTTTTACTGTAGGTAACTCAGTAATATGTCaactatattttatatttaaatataGGTCATGAATATAAGGAAATGTTCTTGAATCCTGCTCAAAACATGATTCACAAGATCTCATATATTAAGTAATTCCTCACGTGTCTTATTCGCACTATTTTTATGCTGGCTTCTTCTGACAGACTTAATAATACATTATGTAGGCAAGGTCTTGCTTATTCAGTAAATTTGTTGCATGACAGTGTTGTCATTGAAGTGATGTTTACATATctatatacatacattgtatttcatAAGTATTTGTGGATGCTCAAGTTCTTTAATACACAACAAACACGTCTCGGCATAGATATTTTTTGAGCATGTGAGTGGTGAGTGGTTACAGCATGATctatacttcccatcaaaagctgagactcactagtgtactgttctaaactaaagtttgaaaaatgttccaTACTGTTAAAATGTAccatttacacatgaactgatgtattgtcaaACAAATCGTTGCGTGGAAACGATTATTGTCATTAGCTCCGTAAATGGTGAAAATCAGTGGAAACTGGAGAATGCTTTCTAGcagtttgatgcatgatcctggTGCAGCTTGGTTGCCTCAAGTTAGAGAAGAAATCAGTCTtagatgtaaccatatatatatacatacgtggaagctgtctaaaccggcactcatcgggactgaagaaataatccagttaagACAATGTGCCgaattgtagagctgatgataaatgcccaatccacggatgggactgagatatCATGCTGGTGTTTACAacatgccggattggacagacggcggttttgacagttttgtatttgttttaaatgaatCTAAACTATTAATGGAAAGTATACCTAGGGTGCATGAGAACtaaaaactgagtgagtgagtttagttttacgccacacccagcaatattccagctatttggcggcggtctgcaaatactcgaatctggaccagacaatccagtgatcaacaccatgatcaTCAATCCGCACTGTTGGGAACCACCATGACATGTGCcgaccaagtcggcgagcctgacaacccaatctcgtttgtcgcctcttacgacgaatATGTGGCAttcatgggttgccgaaggcctattctacctcgcaCATATACGGGTCGATGACTAACAAAGATAATGGTTCTATGGAAACTATGACCTTGATAAACTCAAATGCAGTTGAAAGCTagttaaacaacaacatatcACACTCCTTTCAATCTcgtttttcagaaatattcaccGCAACAGCCATGGTTGATGTCGTGGTGATGACGTTACTGTGTGTTGCTGTAGGAGGTCTGTACACATGCATCTCCATCACGTATTATCCACGATACAGGATCATAATGCTGTCTGTAATTGTTTCACTGCCTGGATACATTTTCTCACAGCCTATCGGATGGAATCAGATGCATACTTGGAATACaagatgccatttagaaagtggtcatgtGTAACACATGTATTTGTGGTTAAACTTACTCagtaagtacagattctagcacTTTTGTCAGGTTTtcgtcccatccgggattcgaaccaacgccctcagagtcaggcacctaatcgccagcctGTTCCACCGAACTTCCACAGAAGAATCCCGGATGggatacaacccaagaaaagtactagaatctgtactttactgagaaattacaataCCTAATATAACAACTTTTCGATACTTATTTCGACCAGCATGACAAATGCAAATGTGTTTCGAATTTACATTGATATCATTTGTATGTCGTGTGTTTGTCCATAGGTTCAGTTACCAACAGCAGTTGCATCAGCCGTGACGGTAACAACGTGACCTGTGTTGACGGTGTGTGTCTACCTCGTTGTGTCAGTGTGACATCATCTCGAGAGTGTCTTCAGTGTCTGGACTCAAGGTTCTATGGTAAACAGTGTCAACATGACTGTCCAGACACATGTCTCAACTCTCGCTGTCAGTTGAACAACACCCGTGTTGTGTGTACAGAGGGATGTGTGTTCGgcaagaagggagataactgtggtGTGAACTGTCCTACAGCCTGTACACATTGTGAACGTTATGGTGATGGCTGTACAAGACCGTGTCAGAGTCCCCAGTATTATGGTCCACACTGTAAAACACCTTGTCCCTCCAACTGTACAGGTGGATGTAATAGGGTCACAGGTGAGTGTGGCAGTTGTGAGCCGGGCTACACGGGGGACAAGTGCGATGTTGCCTGTCCCCACAACTGTAGAGGTGGGTGTGATAAAGACACAGGGGAGTGTGACAGCTGCGTTGAAGGGTACTGCAAGGGTGGATGTGacgaaaagggagataactgtgacAGTACATCTTGTAAAACAACATGCCGAGCAAACTGCAAGGTTTATGACTTCACACAAAACCAGTGCAGTGGACCCTGCATCAACGCTAACTTCTATGGAAAGATATGCACCACTCCGTGTCCGGATAACTGTGACAAATGTGAGAAAGATTCAGCTAGATGCCTCAACTGTGCACCAGGCTTGAGAGGGGAACTGTGTAACGAGTCATGTCCATCTAACTGTAAACTGTGCGGTCGCTATGACAACATATGCATTGGCCTCTGTCACGACAGTAACTACCATGGACCAAACTGTTCCGATCCATGTCCCGTCGGCTGTAAAGGATGTGAGAAGGACACAGGACTGTGTATCGGTTGTGCCCAGAGCTTCAGTAGGACGTATTGTGATGAAATGTGCTCTCCGTGTTCAGAGAACACGTGCCACAGAGAACCTTGTCAAAAACGTATGTAACATAAGTCATTCATCTATTCCTTAATACCTAGGTTTTATCTTTATTTAAATAGGGGACCATAGGACCTCCACTAAATTCTAAAATTTTACTAAATTCAAGGGTCCATACGTGAGATAGGTGTTCCGTTGTTATGATTGATAAGACCATTTAGAAGGTTCGGTTTGTTTAATATTGTGCTCTTTGAAACACTACATAGCAGCCACGTGCTACAGTCGTACCGGAAACATAAAACTCCAGGGAAGTAACTCCAATCTAGGGTAAACACTAACTTTCGGATTCGTTACACAAACGAAATATGATTGTTTAATGTAACAGACTATTATAACACCCGTGCAGTGAAATAATGTAGCGGACTGTACTCTAGAGTTGAATGATTACTTTCATTACAAGAACTTGATTAGCTAATATATATAGCGTTCACTATCATTGACTTGATATGCCTTGTTACGAATCTTTGAACATTAAATATTATTGTGTGTTCCTGGTGGCACataatatactacccatcaaaagtttagacttcATGTAACCATGTGTATAAACATATAATATAGTGAGTGCATTAAGTGAGTccaacttttgatgggtagctTATGTATATTTTACTGCGCCCACTTTATACGTCTGTGTATATTGGACGCACATTTCTGCGTTGTCAAACCCTGGCAATACCGGTTGTAAAATCGCTCAAATGTTTACACAGGTGATCACAACTTTTCCAAAATTGAATGTAAAGCTTCCAGATTATTTTCTCTTTGTCTAATTTACTGCCATGGAAAGCCGGATGTACAACTGGGTTTTTGTTGGTTTCAAATCATATTATATTAAGAAACACATGTCGTGGCATCGTGAAAGTACTCCCCACAGCCTCTTGGTGGAAGTATTCCACACAGGGTCTTCACCCACTAGGCATCGCTGAGTTTTGTCAACTGTATCTAATGAATGATATAATCAACGTACATGTTTATATCTACAAAGAGAGTATAGTTCATATTATATGCTCTGTAATGTTTGActttacatgagataaaacacAGAGTTATCATGTGATAGAAAAGAGGAACAAATCTTTTCCATAATCACATTTCCATATTGCTCGAAGCAAACTGACGATGATAGAGCAATGACGCACCGCTCaatttatatatattctttgCCAAATACTTTTGTTCTGATCTGCAAATCAGAGCAGAAAGTCCGCTGTGTTAAGGTACAGACATTAAGGAACAGATCAGCAATAACCTCCAGTCCTTCCTCAAAATGTTCCAAGTAGAAAGGATTTTTTCCCGATATTTAATGCTAACGATGAAGATATGTTTGTTATAGAGATTTCTAAAGATTATGGATCTGTTTACTACTACTGAAAAAGGTACATATCCATCACAGGACCATTGTGGGAAACGTGAGGTCGGATTTACCAAACTGTCCCTTTTATTTCAGGTTCCCCTAAACACACTCTGGTTGTTTCTCTTGGTGTACTAGCGGGAGTCCTTTCCTGCACTGTTCTGGCCCTGATCATCTTATTTCGGATGTATCTGAAGAGGAGGTAAGTACGAGTTCAAACTGACTTAATACTTTAGATAGATAAACACCTGGAAGAGGTTGTTGTATTGATGCTTACATTATGGtggtgtgagtgtatgagtgTTTTTTCTGACATTATCACGATATCATTTGATGTAATTGGCGATGTTTTAGAGTAGATTTTCCACTGCAGATTTGGTTCTGTAATGAGTGAACGCATAGTGACATTTGGGTCAGATAACGGGTTTTCCGCTATCTTTACAGAAACACCGATCATCCCACATTCAAGATTATGTCAAGAACCGACAGCACCAATGTGACGTACAGTGATATTACTGACAATTCAGTGTCACCATCACGACCAACAAGACCTGCTTTACCTCTGACAGAAATCCCCAAGAAAAGGAGGGCTGTCTTGGGTGCATCGGCTCTTCCCGAGGTGGAGAGTGTTTCTTGTTGTGAGTCTGTCCAGAATGAATGTCATGCTGGCGGCGGATCCATGTCTGAACAAATCCATCAACTGACTGGAAGGACTGATTCAATAATCTTTATTGAAGAAAACTGTGACTTGTCTAATGTCAGTGTAAGATATCTTACAACGGATCGTCAAACATAACACAGAATGTGAATGAAACGTTTGAAGTGTaagcttgttttggagacatGAGCTCATTACTTTATATGGAGAAGCTTTATGGACGAACACGTCCTTTATTCAGATGTAATGACAAGGGGTTACACGTAGAAGCCGGTATCAAGGCAGTAACAAGGGATTACTGGCTTCTACATGTACCCCCTTCTTACTGCCTTCATACTGGTTTCTACATGTAACCCATTGTTACTGCCTTGATACTGGCTTCTACATGTAACCCCTTGTTACTGCCTTCATACTGGCTTCTACATCTAATCTCTTGTTACTGCCTTGATACTGGCTTCTACATGTAACGACTGAACACTTCTTTGAAAGAATTTTAAGTACCTTTAAAAGCATACGTTAAACGGGATTCGCTGACTGAAGGTTGTCACCATGTCTGTTACATTTTTGTCGGACAGATCTTAATATAAAGTTATacatttgatttgtacatttgatTAGAATAATCAGCATGGTATGACGTAAAGTTACATTAGTGAAGGTTATACCACAGGCTATGATATAAAGGTACACTGGATAAGGTAATACCACAGGGCATGATATAAAGGTACACCGGATACTTTAATATCACAGGGCATGATATAAATGGACACTGGATAAGGTAATGCTACAGAGTATGACATACAGGTACTTTGGATAAGGTATTATTACAGGCTATGACAAAGGGACACAGGATAAGGTTATACTACAGGGAATGACATAAAGGAACATTGGAAAAGATTATACCACAGTGTATGACATTGAGGGACACTGGATAAGGTTATACTACAGGGAATGACATAAAGGAACATTGGAAAAGATTATACCACAGTGTATGACATTGAGGGACACTGGATAAGGTTATACTACAGGGAATGACATAAAGGAACATTGGAAAAGATTATACCACAGTGTATGACATTGAGGGACACTGGATAAGGTTATACTACAGGGAATGACATAAAGGAACATTGGAAAAGATTATACCACAGTGTATGACTTTGAGGGACACTGGATAAGGTTATACTACAGGGAATGACATAAAGGAACATTGGAAAAGATTATACCACAGTGTATGACATTGAGGGACACTGGATAAGGTTATACTACAAGGTATGACATAAAGGACATATAAGACAAGAATTTGTCCAAATGCACGTGCAGTTGCCATCGAACACATCATAACAACACACAGTTGTAATAAGAATATGGACGTGTTTGGAGTTTCCATCTGATTTTTGTACAtttgcaacaacaacaacaaaaaaaaagaaagaaaaaaaagaagaaacaaacaaaaaaaagaaaagaaaaaagaaaccaAAAAAAAATATGGAATACGCCTTGGTATGACGTGATTTGTTATTGAAAATCGAAATCGTAAAAATATCTacatgaaatgtaaatattaatgtATGAGATGTAAATCAATGGTATTACGTGTATAACACACACGTTAGTATTTCCTTCCTCTCGACCCTTGTTAAAATATTACATGTTCGTTATTGTCCGTCTACCATAACACTAAAACTACATAAAGATATGTTGTTCCGCACGTTACCCTACACACTCATACTAATATAATAGGCATATTGATAAATGCAAGCACGAACGCACGCACTCATGCACGCACATAAACACAGATCTAGTTCTTCTACGGAACCGCGCATTCCAGTCAACATGGGCAGTGTACATACGAAATTTCACGTGTCTCAGGTCTTGCTGTGAATATTTGCATAATGCACCAttcaaatgaataaatgaatttcGCACTTATCAGGACTCTCATGTGACAACAGCCGATTGACCTGGTTGCCTTTGTAACTTGTCGATTGTTTTGTGACAGAGTGGGTGTAGCTAATCGTGGTTGCATTGTTGCTTATCTTATCATATATTTGGTTTGTATCATGGTTTGTTAATCATTCTGCAATTGTTAGTGTTAATTTGTGGCCATCCTAATCACAGGAACTCCGAAACAAGTAAGAAGGACATAAAGACTTTGACCTCAGTCTCTGTACATCAGGAAATATGTCGAGGTGTTGTGAAGAAATAGCAAAGGACACAATTTCTTTTAACTCTGTCATTGTAAGGAAATATTAACTGAATACCAAGTCCTTCAGCCACTTGTTGAGGGAGTTATTTCTCGACAACAAGGTGAATATCATTGTCTAGTGTATTTCCGAAATAGATTGTCGAAGGTAATGCTGTAAAATATGCTTTAGCGTGttgaataaaatgaaacacGAATCTGAAGATGTATATTTAGTTAATTTTAACTCC
Above is a genomic segment from Haliotis asinina isolate JCU_RB_2024 chromosome 7, JCU_Hal_asi_v2, whole genome shotgun sequence containing:
- the LOC137292092 gene encoding cell death abnormality protein 1-like, yielding MVDVVVMTLLCVAVGGSVTNSSCISRDGNNVTCVDGVCLPRCVSVTSSRECLQCLDSRFYGKQCQHDCPDTCLNSRCQLNNTRVVCTEGCVFGKKGDNCGVNCPTACTHCERYGDGCTRPCQSPQYYGPHCKTPCPSNCTGGCNRVTGECGSCEPGYTGDKCDVACPHNCRGGCDKDTGECDSCVEGYCKGGCDEKGDNCDSTSCKTTCRANCKVYDFTQNQCSGPCINANFYGKICTTPCPDNCDKCEKDSARCLNCAPGLRGELCNESCPSNCKLCGRYDNICIGLCHDSNYHGPNCSDPCPVGCKGCEKDTGLCIGCAQSFSRTYCDEMCSPCSENTCHREPCQKRSPKHTLVVSLGVLAGVLSCTVLALIILFRMYLKRRNTDHPTFKIMSRTDSTNVTYSDITDNSVSPSRPTRPALPLTEIPKKRRAVLGASALPEVESVSCCESVQNECHAGGGSMSEQIHQLTGRTDSIIFIEENCDLSNVSVRYLTTDRQT